The following is a genomic window from Microcoleus sp. FACHB-672.
AAACAAGCCGGAATTAGCTGTGCCGCTGTTGGTTCAGATTATTCGCTCTCAGCAACCGACGCGCGACTTAGGCCAAAAAGCCTATCAGCAGTTGTTTGAACTAGGATTTGTGGATTCACCTTACCCCAGACCCCGTAGTGATGAGCCTAGCTCGTCTTCTGGGGGTTCCGCGCAATAATCAGCGGGATGGGACGATTTGATGGGTTTTGCCTAAGCTAGCTCAATTTCTAGTCTGACTTCAGTTGAGCCGGCAAGGAGAAACCCGCTAAAGTTAAATTAGATAGAGAAGCGACAGGAAACTCAGGAGTAGCAATGGTTAGCCCCGATCGGGTAGAGGCAATGATCAAGGCTCAAATGCCAGATGCCCAAGTGCTGGTTCAAGATTTAACCGGCGGTGGCGATCACTATCAGGTAACGGTCGTTTCATCGCTATTTGAAGGCAAAGGACTGGTGCAGCAGCATCAATTGGTTTATGGTGCTGTGCGCGAGGCGATGTCTACAGAAGCCATTCACGCCCTTGCTTTAAAGACTTATACGCCCCAGTCGTGGGCGGCTGCCGGTCAGCCGGTCTAGCTTCAAGAACGATAAACTAAACACTAGATCCACACAAGACGACAAAGGAAGTCCAAGCGCAACCATGAACCCAGAACTGAAAGAGCGAATTGACAATTTAGTACAGCAAAACAAAATTTTGGTGTTTATGAAGGGCAATAAGTTGATGCCCCAGTGTGGTTTTTCTAACAATGTGGTGCAGATTCTCAACGCGATGGGAGTTCCCTACGAAACCATTGATATTCTGGAAGATTGGGAAATTCGGCAGGGAATTAAAGAGTATTCCAACTGGCCAACCATTCCCCAAGTTTACATTAATGGCGAGTTTGTTGGTGGCTCTGATATTATGATTGAGCTGTACCAAAAGGGCGAATTGCAGGAGATGCTAGAAGTCGCTCTTGCTTCTTAAACTTTCATGATCTTAAGTTGAAAAACCCCTTGCAGAAGTTTGGTACGCAAAGAACTCACAAGGGTTTTTTTTATTGTTGATCTTTCTTAAATCTAAATATTAAGCCTAGGGGATAGCAAAAAAGCTGAAACCTTGATGTATGGGTTGCTATCGACGCAGGTTCTACTGTGGGCTTTGTAGCCGTAGAAACTACCCTCAGAGGACAATAGGGGTGAAATCTACATGGTTGCTGTCGATCCAGACTTTCAAGGTCGCGGTATTGGTAGTGATCTGATAGAATTCGCTCTGGCTTGGATGAAAGATGCTGGGATGTCTCTTGCTATGGTTGAGACTGGGGGCGATGCCGGTCATGCCCCAGCCCGTCACACCTATGAAAAGGTAGACTTCGAGCTATTCCCAGTTGCCAGATACTTCAAGAAGCTTTAAGTGCAGATGTGTTGATTTTTGGTTTCACGTTACCTACTGATTCACAGATTTTCTATATGCTGGGCATAGAACTTATTACAATTTAGATATAAATTTGAGGGTAATTGCAGCAGAGTCGTAAATAGTTTTCATGGCAACTACCAGCCAGCTAATACTTCACGGCAGCGAAGTCGAAAGTCACTGGTGCTGAATTGGAGAGTATCTACCGCCGCTGCGTTTTTGGGTTCTATAAATCGAGGTTTAACCATGCAGCTATCGAAAAAATCTTTAGAGTTTGCACGTAGCCACATCCAACGCTTTTATACTTCTGATTTTTTCCCATCTTTAGACGTTCTAGATGCACTTTGGGCGGATTGGGACGAAGTCGTTAAGTCTTTATCTGGTAAACCTATTCAGGAACTCGGACGTCTCCCTTTATCAATGCAAGCTCCTAAAGCAAGGGGTGGCTATCGTGTTGTGCATGATCCAAACCCACTTGATTCATTAGCTTATGCGGCAATAGCCTATACTCTTGCACCATACATTGACACACGCCGTGAAAAATTAGGTGATCGTGTTTTTTCGTATAAACTTAGCGTAAATGAGCGAGGTGACTTTTTTGATGAAGGGCACAATGGCTTTCAATCTTATACATCAAAGTCTTTTGAACTAGCAAAGAATTTTGATTATGTCCTAATTACAGATATTGCTGCTTTTTACAACCAGATATATCTCCATCGCTTGCAGTCAGCTATTGAACTTTGTGATTCTAGGCTCGCAACTATTTC
Proteins encoded in this region:
- a CDS encoding BolA family protein, coding for MVSPDRVEAMIKAQMPDAQVLVQDLTGGGDHYQVTVVSSLFEGKGLVQQHQLVYGAVREAMSTEAIHALALKTYTPQSWAAAGQPV
- the grxD gene encoding Grx4 family monothiol glutaredoxin, with translation MNPELKERIDNLVQQNKILVFMKGNKLMPQCGFSNNVVQILNAMGVPYETIDILEDWEIRQGIKEYSNWPTIPQVYINGEFVGGSDIMIELYQKGELQEMLEVALAS